From uncultured Flavobacterium sp., one genomic window encodes:
- a CDS encoding fructose bisphosphate aldolase, whose translation MENRNVKINTAQLNRMHSGKGFIAALDQSGGSTPKALSQYGVLESSYTNDEEMYALVHEMRTRIIKSPAFDSEYILGAILFENTMDRKIDEQWTADYLWEKKNIVPFLKVDKGLADLVNGVQLMKPISNLDELLTRAVERNIFGTKMRSVIKEANTEGIRQVVEQQFAVGLQIFEKGLIPIIEPEVDIYSADKEKSEEILKEEIKKQLSLLDKEVKVMLKLSIPTVNDFYSELITDPNVVRVVALSGGYAQDEANHKLAQNHGLIASFSRALSEGLFANQSNEEFNNKLGKTIKEIYAASIT comes from the coding sequence ATGGAAAATAGAAATGTAAAAATCAACACGGCACAATTAAACCGCATGCATTCCGGAAAAGGATTTATTGCTGCATTAGATCAAAGTGGAGGAAGTACACCAAAGGCATTATCGCAATATGGTGTATTGGAAAGCAGCTATACAAATGACGAAGAAATGTACGCACTTGTGCATGAAATGAGAACCCGTATTATTAAAAGTCCTGCTTTTGACAGCGAATATATTCTCGGTGCTATTTTGTTTGAAAACACAATGGATCGCAAAATTGACGAACAGTGGACTGCTGATTATTTATGGGAGAAAAAAAACATTGTCCCTTTTTTAAAGGTTGACAAAGGACTTGCTGACCTTGTAAATGGTGTGCAATTAATGAAACCTATTTCCAATCTGGACGAATTGTTAACGCGAGCTGTTGAACGAAATATTTTCGGGACTAAAATGCGCTCCGTTATTAAAGAAGCAAATACTGAAGGAATTCGACAAGTTGTTGAACAGCAATTTGCCGTAGGTTTACAAATCTTTGAAAAAGGACTTATACCCATTATTGAACCTGAAGTTGACATCTATAGCGCTGATAAAGAAAAATCAGAAGAAATTCTAAAAGAAGAAATCAAGAAACAACTTAGCTTATTGGATAAAGAGGTAAAGGTGATGCTAAAACTGTCTATACCAACTGTCAATGACTTTTATAGCGAACTTATAACTGATCCAAATGTTGTGCGCGTTGTGGCATTGTCCGGCGGATACGCTCAGGACGAGGCCAACCATAAACTCGCACAAAACCACGGATTGATTGCCAGTTTTTCACGAGCATTGTCCGAAGGTCTTTTTGCTAATCAGTCTAATGAGGAGTTTAACAACAAGCTTGGTAAAACTATAAAAGAGATTTATGCAGCTTCTATTACATAA
- a CDS encoding DUF4421 family protein has translation MNLKIISIVFFTSVSGCFAQSDSLQNPYKKSYSDKITTSIYYLDTSNNFQIESKADGQKLYIDLIPDRREQLGLTVSYKFIDISIGFSPKFFDINNNTKSKHFNFGTRLYYKKWMQSFTFINQKGFHALTSGVQVDFPRMRTTKIGGTTSYIFNDKFSFKALTDQNEWQTKSAGSFIPTFSFYYTNIDLNDPTDPSTGNMYVFSLAPSYFYNWVINKRFLVGSGIAFGAGINDMDGDVSALYQLDLNLKLAYNTDRIFAYAALNNIAFLQSNSATERLNDNISTLKISVGYRFNTPKKVKEVYDKVNKGIGL, from the coding sequence ATGAATTTAAAAATAATTAGCATAGTATTTTTTACAAGTGTGTCTGGGTGTTTTGCTCAAAGTGACTCACTTCAAAACCCTTATAAAAAATCTTATAGCGATAAAATTACGACAAGTATATATTATTTAGATACTTCAAATAATTTTCAAATTGAATCAAAGGCCGATGGACAAAAATTATATATTGATCTAATTCCTGATCGAAGAGAACAGCTTGGTTTAACCGTAAGTTACAAGTTTATTGACATTTCGATAGGTTTTTCGCCAAAGTTTTTTGATATAAATAACAATACGAAGTCTAAACATTTTAATTTTGGTACACGCCTTTATTACAAAAAATGGATGCAATCATTCACTTTCATCAATCAAAAAGGATTTCATGCTCTTACTAGTGGTGTACAAGTAGATTTTCCTCGTATGAGAACAACAAAAATTGGTGGAACGACATCTTATATTTTTAATGATAAGTTCTCCTTTAAAGCTTTGACAGATCAAAATGAATGGCAGACAAAAAGTGCAGGAAGTTTTATTCCCACCTTTTCGTTTTATTACACTAATATAGATTTGAATGATCCTACCGATCCATCAACCGGAAATATGTATGTCTTTTCATTGGCTCCTTCTTATTTTTATAATTGGGTAATAAACAAAAGATTTCTGGTAGGTTCAGGAATAGCATTTGGTGCCGGGATTAATGATATGGATGGTGATGTTTCTGCTTTATATCAATTAGATCTTAATTTAAAATTAGCTTACAATACTGATCGGATTTTTGCTTACGCAGCTTTAAACAATATTGCTTTTTTACAAAGCAACTCAGCAACAGAAAGGTTAAATGACAATATTTCGACTTTAAAAATCTCTGTAGGATATCGATTTAATACTCCAAAAAAGGTAAAAGAAGTATATGATAAGGTAAACAAGGGAATTGGACTTTAA
- the hemF gene encoding oxygen-dependent coproporphyrinogen oxidase: MKDKFYAYIQKLQDQICAGLEAVDGTAKFREDLWKRPEGGGGRTRVIENGGVFEKGGVNISAVHGKLPEAMQKMFGVGEADFFACGLSLVLHPKNPMVPTVHANWRYFEMYDESGKVIEQWFGGGQDLTPYYLFEEDAKHFHLTCKTACDKHNPEFYPKYKKQCDAYFWNAHRNEARGIGGLFFDYCKANEQMSMEDWYNFVTEVGNSFLEAYVPIVERRKNLEYTPENRNWQEIRRGRYVEFNLVHDKGTLFGLRTNGRIESILMSLPPHVQWVYDHHAEAGSEEEKLINVLENPIDWVLN; encoded by the coding sequence ATGAAAGATAAATTTTACGCATACATACAAAAGTTGCAAGATCAAATCTGTGCTGGATTAGAAGCTGTTGACGGAACTGCAAAATTTCGTGAAGATCTTTGGAAACGTCCTGAAGGCGGTGGTGGAAGAACACGCGTTATTGAAAACGGTGGCGTTTTCGAAAAAGGCGGAGTAAATATTTCGGCCGTTCACGGAAAACTTCCGGAAGCTATGCAAAAAATGTTTGGCGTTGGCGAAGCAGATTTTTTTGCCTGCGGATTAAGTTTGGTTTTACACCCTAAAAACCCAATGGTTCCTACTGTCCACGCCAATTGGCGATATTTTGAAATGTATGATGAATCTGGAAAAGTAATCGAGCAATGGTTTGGCGGCGGACAGGATTTAACGCCTTATTACTTGTTTGAAGAAGACGCGAAACACTTTCATCTAACTTGTAAAACAGCTTGTGACAAACACAATCCGGAATTTTATCCGAAATATAAAAAACAATGTGACGCTTATTTTTGGAATGCTCATCGAAATGAAGCCCGCGGAATTGGTGGTTTGTTCTTTGATTATTGCAAAGCAAATGAACAAATGTCGATGGAAGATTGGTACAATTTCGTAACTGAAGTTGGTAATAGTTTTCTGGAAGCATACGTTCCGATTGTTGAAAGAAGAAAAAATCTGGAATATACTCCGGAAAACAGAAATTGGCAGGAAATCCGTCGTGGCCGTTATGTAGAATTTAATTTGGTTCATGACAAAGGCACTTTATTCGGTTTAAGAACCAACGGAAGAATTGAAAGTATTTTGATGAGTTTACCTCCGCACGTGCAATGGGTTTACGATCATCATGCAGAAGCAGGAAGCGAAGAGGAGAAATTAATAAATGTGTTAGAAAATCCGATAGATTGGGTTCTAAATTAA
- a CDS encoding GNAT family protein has translation MDIIDWKTETISNILPEEFYYLIEKNKKHIEKTFPATLSHCEDLEKTRQFIAFNQDKENHKEGYYFYARDIKTNTLIGYLCIKSIDNRISKCELGYFVDEDYQGKGITSKLVSETLDFCFNTLKMNKVFICTSKINKASQQIALKHHFKQEGILRDEFKTSDGTLEDVVYFGLLKSEYITHER, from the coding sequence ATGGATATCATCGATTGGAAAACAGAAACAATTAGCAATATTCTGCCCGAAGAGTTTTATTACCTCATCGAAAAGAATAAAAAACACATTGAAAAGACTTTCCCGGCGACTCTCTCCCATTGTGAAGATCTGGAAAAAACAAGACAATTTATTGCTTTCAATCAAGATAAAGAAAACCATAAAGAAGGATATTATTTCTATGCAAGAGATATAAAAACCAATACTTTAATTGGCTATTTATGTATAAAAAGCATTGATAACAGAATTTCAAAATGCGAATTGGGTTATTTTGTTGATGAAGATTATCAGGGAAAAGGAATTACTTCAAAGTTAGTTTCAGAAACTTTAGATTTCTGTTTCAATACTTTAAAGATGAACAAGGTTTTTATTTGTACTTCAAAAATCAATAAAGCAAGTCAACAAATTGCTTTGAAACATCATTTTAAACAAGAAGGAATTTTAAGAGACGAATTTAAAACTAGCGACGGAACATTAGAAGATGTCGTTTATTTTGGATTGCTTAAATCAGAATACATTACTCATGAAAGATAA
- the hemE gene encoding uroporphyrinogen decarboxylase: MLKNDLFLKALKGETVQRPPVWMMRQAGRYLPEFRALRDKYDFFTRCETPELAAEITVQPIRRIAPDAAILFSDILVVPRAMGIHVELKDNLGPIIPDPIRTMEQVNQVYVPDVNETLGYVFDAIKLTKEMLNDEVPLIGFAGSPWTIFCYAVEGKGSKSFDTAKGFCFSNPVAAHTLLQKITDTTILYLKEKVKSGVDAVQIFDSWGGMLSPVDYQEFSWKYINQIIDALAEVTPVIVFGKGCWFALGEMGKSKASALGVDWTCSARNARYLSGGNITLQGNFDPSRLLSPIPTIKKMVHEMIDEFGKDKYIVNLGHGILPNIPVDHAKAFIDAVKEYGN, translated from the coding sequence ATGTTAAAAAACGACCTATTTTTAAAAGCACTAAAAGGAGAAACTGTTCAACGTCCGCCAGTATGGATGATGCGTCAGGCCGGAAGATATTTACCAGAATTTAGAGCTTTACGTGACAAATATGATTTTTTCACAAGATGTGAAACTCCGGAATTGGCTGCTGAAATTACGGTTCAACCAATCCGCAGAATTGCTCCGGATGCTGCGATTTTATTTTCGGATATCCTGGTAGTTCCTCGCGCCATGGGTATTCATGTAGAATTAAAAGACAATCTGGGACCAATTATTCCGGATCCAATCCGTACAATGGAACAAGTAAACCAGGTTTATGTTCCAGATGTGAATGAAACTTTAGGTTATGTTTTTGATGCCATTAAATTAACTAAAGAAATGCTGAACGACGAAGTACCATTAATTGGTTTCGCTGGTTCACCTTGGACTATTTTCTGTTATGCAGTTGAAGGAAAAGGCTCTAAAAGCTTTGATACAGCAAAAGGATTTTGCTTTTCAAACCCTGTTGCAGCACATACATTATTACAAAAAATTACAGATACAACCATTTTATATTTAAAAGAAAAAGTAAAATCGGGAGTTGACGCCGTTCAGATTTTTGATTCTTGGGGAGGAATGCTTTCTCCTGTCGATTATCAGGAATTTTCATGGAAATATATCAACCAAATAATTGATGCTTTGGCAGAGGTTACTCCGGTTATCGTTTTCGGAAAAGGATGTTGGTTTGCTCTTGGCGAAATGGGTAAAAGTAAAGCTTCAGCTTTAGGAGTAGACTGGACATGTTCAGCTAGAAATGCTCGTTATTTGTCTGGTGGAAACATTACTTTACAAGGAAATTTTGATCCGTCAAGATTGCTTTCTCCAATTCCAACGATCAAGAAAATGGTTCACGAAATGATCGACGAATTTGGAAAAGATAAATATATTGTAAATTTAGGTCACGGAATTTTGCCAAATATCCCTGTAGATCATGCTAAAGCGTTTATTGACGCTGTTAAAGAATACGGGAACTAG
- a CDS encoding uroporphyrinogen-III synthase, with product MSKSIQILSTKKLSSEQKQALVKANLDVIEADFIQTQNKPFELKDLNENLIFTSQNAVHSILSHPKIEALKSKNVFCVGLKTKILLSENGFNVVAYTGYAADLAEIITLIYRSESYTFFSGNLRRETLPKALKEAHIKFNEIQVYDTSLTPQKIKTAVDAILFFSPSGVESYLKENTIKKETCFCIGETTAEALDKITKNIIIADQPTVEDVIEDVIEEYK from the coding sequence ATGAGTAAATCAATTCAGATACTATCCACTAAAAAGCTATCAAGCGAACAAAAGCAAGCATTGGTAAAAGCCAATCTTGACGTTATTGAAGCAGATTTTATTCAAACTCAAAATAAACCTTTCGAATTAAAGGACCTCAACGAAAATCTGATTTTTACAAGTCAAAATGCCGTTCACAGTATTTTATCACATCCAAAAATAGAAGCACTAAAAAGTAAAAATGTCTTTTGTGTTGGTTTAAAAACTAAGATTCTTTTATCTGAAAACGGATTCAATGTTGTGGCTTATACCGGATATGCAGCCGATTTAGCCGAAATTATCACTTTGATTTACCGCAGTGAAAGCTATACTTTTTTTAGCGGAAATCTTCGTAGAGAAACATTACCAAAAGCTTTAAAAGAAGCTCATATTAAATTCAATGAAATTCAGGTTTATGATACGTCATTAACGCCTCAAAAAATAAAAACAGCCGTTGATGCAATTCTGTTTTTCAGTCCGTCTGGCGTTGAGAGTTATTTAAAAGAGAATACTATCAAAAAAGAAACCTGCTTTTGCATTGGCGAAACTACTGCAGAAGCTTTAGATAAAATCACCAAAAATATCATCATTGCAGATCAGCCAACAGTTGAAGATGTGATTGAAGATGTAATTGAAGAATACAAGTAA
- the hemC gene encoding hydroxymethylbilane synthase, whose protein sequence is MAEKTIRIGTRDSELALWQAHTVEKKLNDLGYKTSIVAVKSQGDIILDKPLYELGITGIFTKTLDIAMINGDIDIAVHSMKDVPTVLPKGIVQAAVLERANVLDILVHKGNPDFTNPSTIATGSLRRQAQWFNKYPNHTVVDLRGNVNTRMQKLQDNNWDGAVFAAAGLERINLKPGNYIDLDWMIPAPAQGAMLVVAMENDNYTLDALSQLNHIETEICTYIERQFLRTLEGGCTAPIGALVRYNEDEDTLHFQGVLLSVDGKQKLEIDKTVDISEWKKLGFFAAQEILNNGGAELMTSIKESLKK, encoded by the coding sequence ATGGCTGAAAAAACAATCAGAATTGGAACTCGCGATAGCGAACTGGCACTTTGGCAAGCACATACTGTCGAAAAAAAACTAAATGACTTAGGTTATAAAACTTCAATTGTTGCCGTAAAATCTCAAGGTGATATTATTCTTGACAAACCTCTTTATGAACTTGGCATTACAGGAATTTTTACTAAAACCTTAGATATTGCTATGATTAATGGTGATATCGACATTGCAGTACATTCGATGAAAGATGTTCCAACAGTTTTGCCAAAAGGTATTGTTCAGGCAGCAGTTCTGGAAAGAGCTAATGTTTTAGACATTTTGGTTCACAAAGGAAATCCTGATTTTACAAATCCAAGTACTATTGCGACCGGAAGTTTACGCCGTCAGGCACAATGGTTCAATAAATACCCAAATCATACTGTAGTTGATTTACGTGGAAATGTAAACACTCGTATGCAAAAATTGCAAGATAACAACTGGGACGGAGCCGTTTTTGCCGCCGCAGGTTTGGAGCGCATTAATCTTAAACCAGGAAATTATATAGATTTAGACTGGATGATTCCAGCACCGGCACAAGGAGCAATGTTGGTTGTGGCGATGGAAAATGACAATTATACTCTTGATGCACTTTCCCAATTAAATCATATCGAAACTGAAATTTGTACGTACATTGAGCGTCAGTTTTTAAGAACGCTGGAAGGCGGTTGTACTGCGCCAATTGGAGCTTTGGTTCGTTATAATGAAGACGAAGACACTTTACATTTTCAAGGTGTTTTGCTTTCTGTTGATGGAAAACAAAAACTCGAAATTGACAAAACAGTTGACATTTCTGAATGGAAAAAACTAGGATTCTTTGCTGCTCAGGAAATTTTAAATAATGGCGGAGCCGAATTGATGACATCAATTAAAGAATCTCTTAAAAAATAA
- the hemA gene encoding glutamyl-tRNA reductase gives MENNNVPKHLYFYSVGLSYKKADAEVRGQFSLDAVAKTRLLEQAKTDGIESLIVTSTCNRTEIYGFAEHPFQLIKLICDNSNGSVDAFQKVGFVYKNQEAINHLFRVGTGLDSQILGDFEIISQIKTSFAHSKSMNLANAFSERLVNAVIQASKKIKNETEISSGATSVSFASVQYIIKNVEDIGNKNILLFGTGKIGRNTCENLVKHTKNEHITLINRTKDKAEKLAGKLNLIVKDYSELHLELQKADVVIVATGAQNPTVDKAILNLKKPLLILDLSIPKNVNENVEELEGVTLIHMDYLSQLTDETLENRKLHIPAAEAIIDEVKEEFVTWTKGRKFAPTINALKEKLNEIKVSELDFQSRKIADFNEAQAEIISNRIIHKITTHFANHLKDDDTMVDESIEWIEKVFKIKAS, from the coding sequence ATGGAAAACAATAACGTACCGAAACACCTATATTTTTACTCAGTTGGTCTGAGTTATAAAAAAGCTGATGCTGAGGTCAGAGGTCAATTTAGTTTGGATGCAGTTGCCAAAACGCGTTTACTGGAACAAGCTAAAACAGATGGAATAGAAAGTCTAATTGTCACTTCGACTTGTAACAGAACTGAGATCTACGGTTTTGCAGAACACCCTTTTCAATTAATAAAGCTAATTTGCGATAATAGCAACGGATCTGTGGATGCTTTTCAGAAAGTAGGATTCGTTTATAAAAATCAAGAAGCAATTAATCATTTGTTTCGCGTAGGAACCGGTTTAGACAGCCAGATCTTAGGCGATTTTGAAATTATATCTCAAATCAAGACCAGTTTTGCCCATTCAAAATCTATGAATTTAGCTAATGCTTTTTCAGAAAGATTAGTAAATGCAGTGATTCAGGCAAGCAAAAAAATCAAAAACGAGACAGAAATCAGTTCTGGAGCGACTTCAGTTTCTTTTGCATCTGTACAATACATTATTAAGAATGTTGAGGATATTGGCAATAAAAATATTCTTTTATTCGGAACAGGAAAAATCGGAAGAAATACTTGTGAAAATCTTGTAAAACATACTAAAAACGAACATATAACTTTAATCAACCGAACTAAGGATAAAGCTGAGAAATTAGCCGGAAAACTAAATTTGATTGTTAAAGATTATTCAGAGCTGCATTTAGAACTTCAAAAAGCCGATGTTGTTATAGTTGCTACAGGCGCTCAAAACCCAACGGTTGACAAAGCCATTTTAAATCTTAAAAAACCTTTATTGATTTTGGATTTGTCTATTCCGAAAAACGTAAACGAAAACGTAGAGGAATTAGAAGGTGTGACTTTGATTCACATGGATTATTTGTCTCAATTGACAGATGAAACTCTTGAAAACAGAAAACTACACATTCCTGCTGCCGAAGCAATTATTGATGAAGTTAAGGAAGAATTTGTAACCTGGACAAAAGGAAGAAAATTTGCTCCAACTATAAATGCTTTGAAGGAAAAACTGAATGAAATTAAAGTTTCTGAATTAGATTTCCAAAGCAGAAAAATTGCCGATTTTAATGAAGCTCAAGCTGAAATCATCAGCAACAGAATCATTCATAAAATCACTACACATTTTGCAAATCACTTAAAAGACGACGATACCATGGTTGATGAAAGCATCGAATGGATCGAAAAAGTCTTCAAAATAAAAGCATCTTAA
- a CDS encoding AraC family transcriptional regulator: MSSQEIIKIEDDFTLIRFQNDSSEPFFGQHEVGSGLIQFHFGIKGNAKFLFNQGSYALDLKEEKSLLLYNPQKELPLNLELAPNSWVISVIVSIKKFHALFSAEADYITFLSPDNKDKKYYNEGNISPSMAIVLSQLFHYNLHPSIKNLYYKGKGYELLSLYFNRTEDPNAEQCPFLIDEDNVLKIRRAKEIIIANMAEPPGLQELADEIGLNLKKLKMGFKQIYGDTVYGFLFDYKMDFARKLLDSGSYNVNEVGLKIGYSTGSHFIAAFKKKFATTPKKYLMSINTNV, translated from the coding sequence ATGAGTTCTCAGGAAATTATAAAAATTGAAGACGACTTTACGCTAATTCGTTTTCAAAACGATAGTTCAGAGCCATTTTTTGGACAGCATGAAGTTGGTAGTGGTCTGATACAGTTTCATTTCGGGATAAAAGGGAATGCTAAATTTTTATTCAATCAAGGCAGTTATGCATTAGATTTGAAAGAAGAAAAATCATTGCTTTTGTATAATCCACAGAAAGAATTACCGCTCAATTTAGAGTTGGCTCCAAATTCGTGGGTAATTTCAGTAATTGTTTCTATTAAAAAATTTCACGCGTTGTTTTCTGCCGAAGCAGATTATATTACTTTCTTAAGTCCTGACAATAAAGACAAAAAGTATTATAATGAAGGAAACATAAGTCCGTCGATGGCTATTGTATTGAGTCAGCTGTTTCATTATAACTTACATCCGTCGATAAAAAACCTTTATTATAAAGGAAAAGGATATGAATTACTGAGTTTGTATTTTAATAGAACCGAAGATCCAAACGCAGAACAATGTCCGTTTTTGATCGATGAAGATAACGTTCTGAAAATTCGAAGAGCCAAAGAAATTATCATTGCTAATATGGCCGAACCGCCGGGATTACAGGAACTGGCAGATGAAATTGGTTTGAATTTGAAGAAACTAAAAATGGGTTTTAAACAAATTTATGGTGATACCGTTTATGGATTTCTGTTTGATTACAAAATGGATTTCGCCAGAAAACTTCTTGATAGCGGATCGTATAATGTAAACGAAGTAGGATTGAAAATTGGCTACAGCACTGGAAGTCACTTTATAGCGGCATTCAAGAAAAAGTTTGCGACAACTCCTAAAAAGTATTTGATGTCGATTAATACGAATGTTTAG
- the hemH gene encoding ferrochelatase translates to MKGVLLVNLGSPDSPEPKDVKPYLDEFLMDKYVIDVPYLLRAFLVRGIILRKRPEESAHAYKKIWWKEGSPLIVLSERMHKKVQPLSNVPVSLAMRYGSMTIEKGLQELHDQGVTDVLLFPLYPQYAMASTLTILVLAEEIRKKKFPNMKFTDVPAFFNKPDYIKNLSDSIKTHLGDFDYDQLVFSYHGIPERHVRKTDKTNSHKKFVTNEMCCEVGTPEAEFCYRTHCYETTRLIVEQLQIPKDKYCVTFQSRLAGDKWLEPYTDVEINNMPAKGIKKIAVVTPAFVTDCLETLEEIAMRADEDFKENGGEEFLAIPCLNDDDAWCQTVSNWINDWEKQH, encoded by the coding sequence ATGAAAGGCGTATTATTAGTAAACTTAGGATCTCCCGATAGTCCGGAACCAAAAGATGTAAAACCGTATTTAGACGAATTTTTAATGGACAAATACGTGATTGATGTTCCATATTTGTTGCGTGCATTCCTGGTTCGCGGAATTATTCTGAGAAAAAGACCAGAAGAATCGGCGCATGCTTACAAAAAAATCTGGTGGAAAGAAGGTTCTCCGTTAATTGTTCTTTCAGAAAGAATGCACAAAAAAGTACAGCCTTTATCAAATGTTCCGGTTTCGCTGGCAATGCGTTACGGATCAATGACAATCGAGAAAGGACTTCAGGAATTACACGATCAGGGCGTGACCGATGTTTTGCTTTTTCCGTTGTATCCACAATATGCGATGGCTTCGACCTTAACGATTTTGGTTTTGGCAGAAGAAATCCGCAAGAAGAAATTCCCAAACATGAAATTTACTGATGTTCCTGCGTTTTTCAATAAACCGGATTACATTAAAAACTTATCTGATTCTATTAAAACACATTTAGGAGATTTTGACTACGATCAATTGGTGTTTTCGTATCACGGAATCCCGGAACGTCACGTTCGTAAAACCGATAAAACCAACTCGCATAAAAAATTTGTAACCAATGAAATGTGTTGCGAAGTTGGAACGCCCGAAGCCGAGTTTTGCTATAGAACACATTGCTATGAAACTACACGTTTGATTGTAGAACAATTGCAAATTCCAAAAGACAAATATTGTGTTACTTTTCAGTCGAGATTGGCGGGTGATAAATGGTTAGAACCTTATACAGATGTTGAAATCAACAACATGCCAGCAAAAGGAATCAAGAAAATTGCGGTTGTAACTCCTGCATTTGTTACAGATTGTTTAGAAACTCTGGAAGAAATTGCGATGCGCGCCGACGAAGATTTTAAAGAAAATGGAGGCGAAGAATTTTTGGCAATTCCGTGTTTGAATGATGACGATGCCTGGTGTCAGACCGTAAGTAACTGGATTAACGATTGGGAAAAGCAACATTAA
- a CDS encoding CopD family protein, producing MEYYNYLKSLHLIFVITWFAGLFYIVRLFVYQIEANEKPSPEKEILQAQYKIMAYRLWYIITWPSAILASIFAFWMLFFTDLGNAWLKMPWMHVKLCFVFLLYLYHLKCHQIFKQLQNDEVKYSNNFMRLWNEGATIILFAVVFLVILKSAINWIFGVVGIILFSVLIMLGFKFYKRIREKK from the coding sequence ATGGAATATTATAACTACTTAAAATCACTGCATCTTATTTTTGTAATCACTTGGTTTGCAGGTTTGTTTTATATTGTACGCTTGTTTGTGTACCAAATTGAAGCCAACGAAAAACCATCTCCTGAAAAGGAAATTTTACAAGCGCAATACAAAATAATGGCCTACCGTTTGTGGTACATTATCACATGGCCATCTGCAATTTTGGCTAGTATTTTTGCTTTTTGGATGTTGTTTTTTACGGATTTAGGAAATGCCTGGCTCAAAATGCCCTGGATGCACGTTAAGTTGTGTTTTGTTTTTCTGTTGTATTTGTATCATCTAAAATGCCATCAAATATTCAAACAATTGCAGAATGATGAGGTAAAATACTCCAATAATTTCATGCGCTTATGGAATGAAGGCGCCACAATTATACTATTTGCTGTTGTGTTTTTGGTAATTCTAAAAAGTGCCATCAACTGGATTTTCGGCGTAGTCGGAATCATTTTATTCTCGGTTTTAATTATGCTTGGATTTAAGTTTTATAAAAGAATACGCGAAAAGAAATAG